The following are encoded in a window of Ruminiclostridium herbifermentans genomic DNA:
- a CDS encoding glycoside hydrolase family 9 protein produces the protein MSIIGKFKMKKAISLLLSGAIALSLLVSPIANVSAESLQVNNYQFDNRIRLNSIGFLPEQVKKATIASNFSEFKLVKDNGEVVFTGRPTSMRNSDTNEQVYIADFSPVTQEGSYILIVPGIGKSTTFKIGKDIYLEPYKASMLAMYLARCGTSVSANYNGKTFSHGACHTNDAYLDAITGQHTRANGTKGWHDAGDYNKYVVNAGITVGSMLFAWEQFGDSLKDIKLTMPENNNSLPDFLDEIKYEIDWLFTMQYPDGSGKVSHKLTTKGFGGFIPPEQESAERFFTPWGSAATADFVAMMAMASRAFRPYDAQYADKCLNAAKVSYQALKANPNNVKPEQSAYGTGEYDSNDSDDRLWAAAEMWEATGDSTYLNDFESRANSFSPKIDADFDWANVNNLGMFTYLLSTRSGKNESLYNNIKNSLLSCAYTISKTARDHGYGRTLGSTYYWGCNGTVARQTMILQIANQISPDEDYINASLDALGHLFGRNYFNRSFVTGLGINPPKNPHHRPSGADSIAEPWPGYLIGGGWPSATSWVDNQDSYETNEVAINWNGALIYALAGFVNGYPTSQQLYGDVNGDNTVDAIDFALIKQYLMGQISNFPGKDGMKLADVNGDNSVDALDFAVIKKYLLGQVTKLPV, from the coding sequence ATGAGTATAATAGGCAAATTCAAAATGAAAAAGGCTATAAGCTTACTTTTAAGCGGTGCTATTGCGCTATCATTGCTGGTTTCCCCTATAGCCAATGTATCGGCAGAAAGCTTACAAGTCAATAATTATCAGTTTGATAACAGAATCAGATTGAATTCTATTGGATTTTTACCAGAACAAGTAAAGAAAGCAACAATTGCATCAAATTTTTCTGAATTTAAACTTGTAAAAGATAACGGTGAAGTAGTGTTTACAGGAAGACCAACTTCAATGAGAAATTCAGATACTAATGAGCAGGTGTATATTGCAGATTTCTCACCGGTTACACAGGAGGGCTCTTATATACTTATAGTTCCAGGTATAGGGAAAAGTACTACTTTTAAAATTGGAAAGGATATCTATTTAGAACCATATAAGGCATCCATGCTTGCAATGTACTTGGCACGCTGTGGAACATCAGTATCTGCAAATTATAATGGAAAAACATTTTCTCATGGCGCATGTCATACAAATGACGCATATTTAGATGCTATAACAGGACAGCATACAAGGGCGAACGGAACAAAAGGCTGGCATGATGCTGGAGACTACAACAAATATGTAGTTAACGCTGGTATTACTGTAGGTTCTATGCTTTTTGCATGGGAGCAGTTTGGTGACAGTCTTAAAGACATTAAACTTACAATGCCTGAGAATAATAATTCATTGCCAGATTTCTTAGATGAAATAAAGTATGAAATTGATTGGCTTTTTACTATGCAGTACCCAGATGGCAGCGGTAAGGTAAGTCATAAGCTAACAACTAAAGGCTTTGGCGGTTTTATTCCACCAGAACAAGAATCAGCTGAAAGATTTTTCACACCATGGGGAAGTGCTGCAACAGCGGATTTTGTAGCTATGATGGCAATGGCATCGAGAGCATTCAGACCATATGATGCACAGTATGCAGATAAATGTTTAAATGCTGCAAAAGTAAGTTATCAAGCTTTGAAAGCAAATCCTAATAATGTGAAACCTGAACAAAGTGCTTACGGCACTGGAGAATATGATTCAAATGACTCTGACGACAGACTTTGGGCAGCAGCAGAAATGTGGGAAGCTACAGGTGATAGTACTTATTTGAATGACTTTGAATCAAGGGCAAATTCATTCTCTCCTAAAATTGATGCGGATTTCGACTGGGCAAATGTTAATAACTTAGGAATGTTTACATACTTACTTTCAACAAGATCAGGTAAAAATGAATCCCTCTATAATAATATAAAGAACTCACTTTTATCATGTGCATATACAATATCTAAAACGGCTAGAGATCATGGATATGGAAGGACTCTTGGAAGCACTTACTATTGGGGCTGTAACGGTACAGTAGCTAGACAGACCATGATTTTGCAAATTGCAAATCAAATTTCTCCAGACGAGGATTATATAAATGCTTCACTTGATGCGCTGGGACACCTATTTGGAAGAAATTATTTCAATCGCTCTTTTGTAACAGGCTTAGGTATCAATCCTCCTAAAAATCCTCATCACAGACCTTCTGGAGCAGACTCTATAGCTGAACCATGGCCAGGTTATCTAATTGGCGGAGGTTGGCCAAGTGCAACAAGCTGGGTTGATAATCAAGACAGCTATGAAACAAATGAAGTTGCTATTAACTGGAATGGGGCACTTATATATGCATTAGCAGGTTTCGTAAATGGATATCCAACATCACAACAACTATATGGTGATGTTAATGGTGATAATACAGTTGATGCAATTGACTTTGCATTAATTAAGCAGTATCTCATGGGACAGATAAGCAATTTCCCTGGAAAAGACGGAATGAAATTAGCTGACGTAAACGGTGATAACAGTGTTGATGCACTTGATTTCGCAGTTATTAAGAAATATTTATTAGGTCAAGTAACAAAACTGCCGGTTTAA
- a CDS encoding acetyltransferase, with amino-acid sequence MNKHTRLIDKDVLLKNVNLGNFVKIKRNSVLEEVEIGDFSQAAEYSNIYNTTIGKHCSISPFVNINPGDERVEIGHDVKIGLNVLIMSGVKIGNGAIIESGSIVTEDVESYSVVSGEPARKIRMRFSDEMIAEIEKLKWWDWDCNKIMSMFNTFRNFDEFVGKYSHSGFKNDIEKVACLQ; translated from the coding sequence GTGAACAAGCATACAAGACTTATTGATAAGGATGTATTACTTAAAAATGTTAATCTAGGTAATTTTGTAAAAATAAAGAGAAATTCTGTTTTAGAGGAAGTTGAAATTGGTGACTTTTCTCAAGCAGCAGAATATAGCAATATATATAATACAACAATTGGTAAACATTGTTCAATTTCACCCTTTGTTAATATAAATCCAGGTGATGAGCGTGTGGAGATTGGACATGATGTAAAAATAGGTTTGAATGTTTTAATTATGTCAGGAGTAAAAATTGGTAATGGTGCAATTATTGAATCAGGCAGCATTGTTACGGAAGATGTTGAAAGCTACAGTGTTGTAAGTGGAGAACCTGCTAGAAAAATAAGAATGAGATTTTCTGATGAAATGATTGCTGAGATAGAGAAATTGAAATGGTGGGATTGGGATTGCAACAAAATTATGTCAATGTTTAATACCTTTAGGAATTTTGATGAATTTGTAGGTAAGTATTCACATTCAGGATTCAAAAATGATATTGAAAAGGTAGCTTGTTTGCAATAG
- a CDS encoding cation diffusion facilitator family transporter, which produces MTNILIRLFIKDYKNIDNPIVRENYGKFASIIGIVTNLLLFIIKIIAGLIFSSISIVADAVNNLSDSASSVVTLIGFKISGKPADEKHPYGHARMEYISGLIVSFIIIFLGLQLIISSIDKIREPQTAEFSLLSVAILIIAIVIKLWQCIFYRNMGKKINSMTLVATSVDSRNDILSTSAVLAAALITRLTGFNLDGYMGALVAILIIISGIKLVSDTISPLLGMAPTKELVDRIYEKILSYDNIIGLHDLTVHSYGAYKCFASVHCEVSADQDIMVSHDIIDNIERDFLTDEGIHMVIHLDPVVTNDEKTNELKELVKGIILDISPEISMHDFRVVWGISHSNLIFDIVTPYNTRLNDEELKNLISDKLKDIDEKYRTIITVDHNYVPNSKDC; this is translated from the coding sequence TTGACTAATATATTGATACGATTATTTATTAAGGACTATAAGAATATTGATAATCCTATTGTAAGAGAGAATTATGGTAAGTTTGCTAGTATTATTGGAATTGTAACTAATTTATTACTTTTTATAATTAAGATTATTGCTGGATTAATTTTTAGCAGTATATCAATTGTAGCAGATGCTGTAAACAATCTTTCGGATTCAGCTTCCTCAGTAGTAACGCTAATTGGATTTAAAATTTCTGGGAAACCCGCAGATGAAAAACATCCATATGGGCATGCGCGAATGGAGTATATTTCAGGATTGATTGTATCTTTTATAATTATATTTTTAGGTTTACAGCTTATTATAAGTTCTATTGATAAAATAAGGGAACCTCAAACGGCAGAATTCAGTTTGCTATCAGTAGCAATACTTATTATTGCTATTGTTATAAAGCTTTGGCAGTGTATTTTTTATCGTAATATGGGCAAAAAAATTAATTCTATGACGCTGGTAGCTACCTCAGTTGATAGTAGAAATGATATTCTTTCAACATCAGCTGTTTTAGCAGCAGCATTAATAACACGTCTTACAGGCTTCAACCTAGATGGGTATATGGGTGCATTAGTAGCTATTTTAATTATAATAAGTGGTATAAAGTTGGTTTCTGATACTATAAGCCCATTATTGGGTATGGCACCAACAAAAGAGTTGGTAGATAGAATATACGAAAAAATTTTAAGCTATGATAATATCATTGGATTGCACGATTTGACCGTACATAGTTATGGTGCATACAAATGCTTTGCTTCAGTACATTGTGAAGTGTCAGCGGATCAGGATATTATGGTTAGCCATGATATTATTGACAATATTGAAAGAGATTTTTTAACAGATGAAGGCATTCACATGGTAATTCATCTTGACCCTGTTGTGACAAATGATGAAAAAACTAATGAACTTAAGGAATTGGTTAAAGGAATTATTTTAGATATATCGCCTGAGATTAGTATGCATGACTTTAGAGTAGTTTGGGGAATAAGCCACTCCAATTTGATTTTTGACATTGTAACTCCGTATAATACAAGACTTAATGATGAAGAGTTAAAGAATCTAATTTCGGATAAATTAAAGGATATAGATGAGAAGTATCGAACTATAATAACAGTAGATCATAATTACGTGCCAAATAGTAAAGACTGTTAG
- a CDS encoding threonine/serine exporter family protein, which yields MIIKIILAFFGSIFPAILFNIDRRKIFLAGLCGAIGWAIYQLLFYFTQSPIIASFFGAIAIGIYSESLARIIKTPAFGFLIPGIFPLVPGYKAYTALRHIVENNLSAALDKGILTLAVAGSIGFGIMFSTAIFKMIFSGKRVKRI from the coding sequence ATGATAATCAAAATAATATTGGCGTTTTTTGGGAGTATTTTTCCGGCAATACTTTTTAATATAGATAGGCGAAAAATATTTTTGGCTGGATTATGTGGGGCTATTGGATGGGCTATATATCAGCTTTTGTTTTATTTTACACAGAGCCCAATAATAGCTTCGTTTTTTGGAGCAATTGCCATAGGAATTTACAGTGAGTCATTAGCTAGAATAATAAAAACTCCAGCATTTGGTTTTTTGATACCTGGCATTTTTCCGCTTGTACCTGGCTATAAGGCTTATACTGCATTAAGACATATTGTAGAGAATAACTTGTCAGCAGCTCTAGATAAAGGAATATTAACACTAGCCGTTGCTGGAAGCATTGGATTTGGTATAATGTTTTCAACAGCAATCTTCAAGATGATTTTTTCAGGTAAGCGTGTAAAAAGAATATAA
- a CDS encoding threonine/serine exporter family protein — MDIKEVAEIATAAGEILLRNGAEAYRVEETIKKICNSYGYEGECISNSTGIFISVITPDGHMVTSVKRINQRDVDLYRIERINSFSRDLINNPLSYEEAKKVLKDIYNAPNFSLGVRIFAASMTAFVYTLFFNGTVLDALVSAIISIGIYYVLDKLSKAGMFQFLLYYLSGLIIGAVSLGLQLLIPQINMDNVITGAIIVLLPGVAFTNGIKDILYGDYVSGSAKLSEAILIIVAMGVGIATALSLLLKWI; from the coding sequence ATGGATATTAAAGAAGTTGCTGAAATTGCTACTGCTGCAGGAGAAATTCTTTTGCGTAATGGAGCTGAAGCATATAGGGTTGAAGAAACGATTAAGAAAATATGCAATTCTTATGGATATGAGGGTGAATGTATTTCAAATTCAACAGGCATTTTTATCTCTGTTATTACTCCCGACGGACATATGGTTACATCAGTAAAGAGAATTAATCAAAGAGATGTTGATCTTTATAGAATTGAGAGGATTAATTCTTTTTCAAGGGATTTGATTAATAATCCATTATCCTATGAAGAAGCGAAAAAGGTATTGAAGGATATATATAATGCTCCCAATTTTTCACTGGGAGTAAGGATTTTTGCTGCAAGTATGACGGCATTTGTCTATACCCTTTTTTTTAATGGAACTGTGTTAGATGCTCTAGTTTCAGCTATTATTAGCATTGGAATATACTATGTCCTTGACAAGCTATCAAAGGCTGGAATGTTTCAATTTTTATTATACTATCTATCTGGACTTATAATTGGAGCAGTAAGTTTAGGTTTACAATTATTGATTCCACAAATCAATATGGACAATGTTATTACTGGTGCAATTATAGTGCTTCTTCCCGGAGTAGCATTTACAAATGGAATTAAAGATATACTTTATGGTGATTATGTTTCTGGTTCAGCTAAATTAAGTGAGGCAATTTTAATCATAGTTGCAATGGGAGTGGGAATTGCAACCGCACTTTCACTATTATTGAAATGGATTTAA
- a CDS encoding tail fiber domain-containing protein has product MVTNPCGSWKYYTRTIVGNGGDRLLLKSPGGIYVDGNFYITSSKEYKENIHELSQKEAQNAIEALEPVEYNFKGDKKKTTIGFIAENVPDSLASYNKTAISPMEIIAVLVKEVKDQERAINELDKKIIKISKNKRKKNKN; this is encoded by the coding sequence ATGGTTACAAATCCGTGTGGTTCATGGAAGTATTATACTCGTACAATTGTTGGAAATGGTGGTGATAGGCTTCTATTAAAATCACCGGGTGGTATCTATGTAGATGGCAATTTTTATATAACTTCTTCAAAAGAGTATAAAGAAAATATACATGAGCTTTCCCAAAAAGAAGCACAGAATGCAATAGAAGCTCTTGAACCTGTTGAATACAATTTTAAAGGTGACAAAAAGAAAACTACCATAGGCTTTATTGCTGAAAATGTTCCAGATAGTTTAGCATCATATAATAAAACAGCTATTAGTCCAATGGAAATTATAGCGGTTCTAGTAAAAGAAGTTAAAGATCAAGAAAGAGCTATAAATGAACTTGATAAAAAGATTATTAAGATTAGCAAAAATAAACGCAAAAAAAATAAAAATTAA